The following DNA comes from Mycolicibacterium aromaticivorans JS19b1 = JCM 16368.
CGACGGACGCGTTGTCGGTGAGCACAAGTTGCCGATAGGTCATCCCGGACAGGTCGGTGTCGTAGTCGCCGGCACCGGGCTTGGTGCCCGTCACGGTGACGGCGGCGCCGGCGTCACGCAGCAGTACGGCCACGGCGTGGCCGATGCCGCTGGTCGCTCCGGTGACCAGCGCCTGGGTTCCGGTGAAGTCAAAGCTCAGCTGGGCGGTCATGTGTACCTTTCGATCTGCTTGGTCAGCCACGCGCTTTCCCAGAAGTTGACGCTGTCGGCCAGCAGCCGCTCGTGGGCGTCCTTGAGCACCGCCCGCGCGGCGGCGTCATCTGGGGCGGTGTCGGTGACGACTTCGGCGAGGTGGATGGCCTCCAGCGGCCGGCCATCGGTGAGGTGGCGCCGGGCGCGCGCGGTCAGGGCCGCGGCGCCGGACAACTCCACGAGGTCTGCGCTCACGGCGTCGGCCCCGGTGGGGTACAGCTCGGTGGTCGACTGGTGATGGAACCACCCGGAGTAGTTCTCCCAGATCGCCCGCACATTCCAGGCCACCTTGCCGTAGCCCTGGCCGACCTCCAGGTGGGCGGGCAACGTGATCTCGCGCATCAGCGTCCGGACGTCTTTACCGGCGTTCATCCCGGCCACCGTCTCGTCGTGCAGGTAGTGCACGGCATCGCGCAGTCGGGTCAGCTCGGCGTCGATCAGGTCGGCCCCGCGGATGGGGTCGAAGTGTCCGGTGAGCAGCACGTCGGGCCGCAGTGACCGAACCCGCTCGATGGTGTCGATCACCGTGAGCGCATCCCGATAGCGGTCGCCGCGCATGGTGACCAGATTGGGGATGTGACCGAAAACGGGTCCGAAGGTGTTGCTGCACAGGCAGATCCGCTCATCAGGCAGCCAGATCACCATCGAGTCGGTGGTTTCCCCGCCCGGAGTGGCGATCAGCTCGAAACGGCGCTCTCCGACCGTCAGCGACAACCGGTCGTCGACAACGATGTCGGCTCGCCCGGCGCTCTGGGGCGGCAGCTTCTTGCCGAAGCGCTGCTGGATCTTGGCGATACCACCGGTTAGTCTGTCGGAGAACGCGAACGCACTGCGATTGGCCCGGTAGGGCAGCAGCCGCTCATTGTCGTCGCGCCATTGCTCCCAATTCGCCTGTGCCACCACCGTGGTGTCCGGATCGCACAGGGTGTCCAGGCCGCCGACGTGGTCGTAGTGGCCCTGGGTGATCAGGATGTAGCGCACCGGTGAGGAATCGACGGCGTCGAAGACCGCGCGGTGCACCGGGGCTTCGAATCCCATCCCGGTATTGACGAGCACGCGACCGTCGGAGGTGGTGAGCAGGTAGGCGTTGGTCAGCCCGGGCGAGCACCAGATCCCGGGAGCGACTTCCTCGGCGTGTTCGGCGGCGGCAGGAGCCATGGCGTCGGCGCCGGGCCGGTTGCGGTAGATGGGTTCCACTGCGTTCCTTCAGATCTCGGGGCGGACGTCGAAGCGGTCGAAGTAGAACCCGAACCGTGACCGCAATTCATCGGGCTCGACACAGAAGTGACGGCGCAGGTCGTAGGGGATGCGGCCCTTGGCGCCGCGGCGGTTGTCGTCGATGTAGGCCTGGAATCGCGTGGCCACCTTGGGCGGGATATCGATACCGGCCAGATCGTAGAACGAGGTGAGTACCGGCATCTCGTTGCCGTTCAGGTGATGGAAGCTGATGTCGACGCTGCGGTCGGCGGGCACCAGATCCCGGTCCCGCACGCAGGCGGTCAGCAGGCGGTGGATCCGGTCACTCCAGTAGTCGACCAACCAGTCCGGGTCGATGCTGGTGCGGCGCAACCGATCCGAGTACGCCATCATCGTGATCGCCGACTGGATCACCGCGACGGGATCGCGATGGGTGAAGGCGACGGTGGCATCGGGGAAGGTGGTCATCAGCGGAGTGAGCTGCTCGGCATGTTGCGGCGATTTCAGCACCCAGGTGCGCGGGCCGCGCAGGAAGGTCAGCGCCTGCAGGATCTTCTTCAGGTAACCGTAGTGACGGACGTGATCCAGGCCGAGGTAGAAGTCGCGCCAGCCCGGAACACGGGCATGCCATTCGAGAACGTAGCCGGCCATGTCGAGATCGAGTAGTTCCACTTCCTCCTCGATGGCCTCGGGGAATCGGTCGTGCATCGCCGCGACGTACGGGGTGCTGGCCATCAGTGCCTCGTGCTCGGCCTTGACGCGGGTGTAGCGGGGATCGACACCGAACACGTCGGGCCCCTGCCCGAGCGTAGGAATCGGGTCCTCGGCCTCCCAGTACGGCAGGGCACGCCGGCGCCGATCCTGGGCGATCAGGTTGACCAGATGAGTGGTGCCCGAGCGGGGCATGCCGACCACGATCAGTGGCCGCTCGATGTGGATGGATGCGATCTCCGGGTAGCGCTTGAGCAGGTCGGTCAGCGACAGCCGGTTGCGAACCTTGCGAATCACTCTGGCGCGCAGACTGCTTCGGATCAGCTGGCGTAGCCCGGTGTCGGACTCGATGGCCGCCACATGGGCGGCCAACCGGTCGGCGAAACCGTCGTCGTCGGCCAGGTCGAAGCTGCCGGCCTGCTGCACGGCTTCGGCGAGCATCTCGTCGATGTCGAAGGTGACGTGCTGCGACTCGGTGTAGTCGAGGATCTGGCGCTGGGTTTCGGTCAGCACGGGGTCGGTGAGATCGTCGAGGTTCAGTGTCTCCGTTGATGACCGCGTCGTCATGTCTTGTTCCTGTCGAATATTCGACGTACTGTTCGGAAATATGACGCTCAACGTAGACCTTGCCAAGACGACGGGTCAAGCGTCCCCGCCCACCCAGCGGGTGATCGCCGTGATGGAGATGCTCGGCGCCGATCCCGGCAGGCAGTTCACGCTCGCCGAGATCTCCCGCGGCCTCGGCATCAGTCGGGCCACCGGGCACGCGATCCTCGCCACGCTCGTCGCCCACGAGTGGGTCACCCGGGATCCGCTTTCGGCGCGATACGCCTGGGGACCGGCCATCGCCAGCCTCGCCAAGCCGGCCGACCTGTTCCGCGATGATCTGGCCGACCTGGCCGCGGCCACCGGCACCCAGGTGTACCTGGCCCGCAGGGACGCAGGCAGTCTGGTGATCATCGACATCGCCGGCGAGACGCTGGCGGCGCCACGGATCGGGCGGGGCACCAAGACTCCGTTCGTGGCGCCCTTCGGCCGTGATTATGTGGCCTGGTCGAGCCCGGAGGTCCAGCAGGCCTGGCTCGAGGCGATCGGCCAGCCCAGCGCCGCCCTTCGTGGCCGAATCTCGGCGGTGCTCAACGAAACTCGCAACCGGGGTTTCGTCGTGGAGCGGCTCACCCGGGAATACCTGCGGGTGTACTCCGCTCTGCAGGCCCTGTCCGATGACGGTGAGGTGGACGCGATCACCGCCCAGCTCGCGCGCGCCTTCGCAGATCTCAGCGTGATCGACGTGCTTCCCGATGAATTGGGCGCCGGCGCCACCCACAGCATCGCGACGGTGTCGGCGCCGATCATGACCGTCGACGGTGTGGTGACCATGTCGGTCACCGCCGCGCCGTTCGCCACGCTGGAGGCGTCGGCGATCACCGGCCTGGGAGATCGGGTGCGTGCCACCGCCGCCGCGATCGGGGAGCGGTTGAACCGCTACGGCGATCAGGCCTAGAACTCAGCCCCAGCCGTCGTCGCGCCAGCACACCCAGTCGATCTCGACGCATGCGCCCACGGCCAGACCTGTCGTGCCGACACAGGTTCGGCTCGGGAGCCGGTCGGGGAACCACCGGGCGTAGGCGGCGTTGAAGGCGGCGTAGTCGTCCCAGTCGAGCAGAAACGCCCGCACCGAGACCACGTCGGCCACGCCGCCGCCACACAGTTCGGTGACGCGCAGCAGGTTGGCCAGCACTTGATCGGTCTGGGCCGCGACATCCTCGCCGACCACCGCGCCGCTGGTGTCGGTCGGCATCTGGCCGGTGACGTAGAGGGTTTGGCCCGCGGCCGTCGCGTGGGCGAACGGCGCCACCGCTGGTGGTACACCGTCGGCCGGGGTGAACGCGAACTCCCGAATACCGGTCATGCGGCGGGATTCTGCCACCGCGGGAAGCATCGCTTGTCGATTCGGCCGTGCACGCCCTGACGCTGGTCGACCACCTGGGTCACGGTGAAGTCCACTGCCACCGACATGAACGAGTATGCGTCGGCCCGCGACAACCCGAAGTGACAACGCAGCAGCTGCAGAGTGCGCAGCGCCGCGCACCTCATCGCCGTGTCCAGGCTGTCCCCGAAGCCGTGCACCAGCAGCTCGGTGGCGGTTTCCAGGACCGGCACGGTGAATGGCAGATCACGGCGAATCGTCAAGCGCAGCAACCCGTTCAGTGATGACTCCAGCGCGGTACCGCTGACTTCACCATCGCCCTGCGAGACATGCGGGTCACCGACCGAGAGCAGCGCGCCGGGCACCTGAACGGGGTAATACATCCGGCCGCCCACCCCGATGCGCCAGTTGTCGACGTTGCCGCCGTGATCGCCCGGCGGCACCGAGGAGACGCGCACCGGATCGGCAGGCGCCACACCCATGGTGCCGAAGTGCGGCCGCAGCGGCACCACGACTCCCGGCAGCGCAGGCTCGCGGCTCCCGGGGTCGGGTGCCACGATCGTGCCCGGCTCGTTGGCCAACGGGGTCGCTGTCCAGTCGTAGCCGAACAGCGCCCGTCCCTGCAGCGCGTTGACATCGAGTTCGTAGATGGTGACCCGTTCGACGGGGATCTCGTCGTAGAGGTAGCCCCAGTGCCCGGCCAGGTTGGATCCGTACGGCAGGCGCGGGGTGGCCTCCAGGATGTCGACCTGCAGCACATCACCCGGTCGGGCGCCGCTGACCGCGATCGGCCCGGTGAGGATGTGCGGTCCCGGCCCACGGTCGTCGACTTCGGCGAACACCCGCGAAATACGCTCGTCCATCAGCAGATCCGGGGCGTCGCCGGCGTGATGGGTCAGCGTTTCGATCGTCACCAGGTCGCCGGATTCGACGGTCAGTGCCGGAGCCTGCCGTGGGTCGAAGAAGCCCCACTGCACCGATTGCGCGGTCGCCGGGAGGTGGTGCACTGCCATAAGCGACAGATCATGCCAGCAGCCCGGCCGGGGCGCGCGATGAAGAATCACACCGCGTGATAGCGACGCTCAGGGCGCCCTGCCCCGTACTGCAACCGCCACCGGTGGTCAGCAAGTGTTCGAGGCAGCGTCGCGCAACAAGTGCTGATGGAATGCCCGAAACCTTGCTCGCGGTCAGGGCCGGCGAATACCGAATAATGGATGTCATGGACATCACCGGATCGGTCTGGTTCATCACGTGCGCAGTCATCCTCGGGCTGTTCGTGTTCGACTTCTACGCCCACGTGCGGGTGCCGCACGAACCGACGTTCACAGAGTCGGCGATCTGGTCGTCGGTGTACATCGGCCTGGCGGTGGTGTTCGGGGTTGTCGTGTGGTGGCTGTGGGGTGGGACGTTCGCCGGCGAGTACTTTGCCGGGTACGTCACCGAGAAGGCCCTGTCCGTCGACAACCTGTTCGTCTTCACGGTGATCATGGGCACGTTCGCGGTGCCGCGGGCATTCCAGCAGAAACTGCTGCTGATCGGGATCGTGCTGGCGCTGGTGATGCGCGCCGGGTTCATCGCCGTGGGTGCTGCGGCCATCAGCACGTTCAGCTGGGTGTTCTACCTCTTCGGACTCTTCCTGGTGCTCACCGCGATCAAGCTCGCGAAGGAGGCCGGTCACGAGAAGGAGGTCGAGGAGAAGCGCGACAGCCGCATCATCGCGTTGGTGCGCCGCCTCGTCCCGACGACCGACACCTACGACGGCGACAAGTTCCTCACCAAGGTCGACGGTAGCCGCGTTGTCACGCCGATGTTGTTGGCGCTGATCGCAATCGGCTTCACCGACGTACTGTTCGCCCTCGACTCGATCCCGGCGATCTACGGGCTGACCGAACAGCCCTACATCGTGTTCACCGCCAACGCGTTCGCCTTGATGGGGCTGCGGCAGCTGTACTTCCTGATCGGTGGTCTGCTGGACCGCCTGGTGTACCTGTCTTACGGGCTGGCGCTGATCCTGGCGTTCATCGGTGTCAAGCTCGTGCTGCACGCCTTGCACGAGAACAGCCTTCCGTTCATCAACGGCGGCGACCATGTCACGGTCCCCGAGATCTCCACCGGCATGTCGATCGGCGTGATAGGGGTGGTACTGCTGGTGACGACGGTTGCGAGTCTGGTCAAGACGCGCGGGCGCGCGAGCACGCCTGATTCGGTCTAGGACTCGCTCACAGTCGGTTTCATCGCCACGCGTGCCACCCGGACCCCGTACGCGACCGCGCTCGCCCCGAACAGCGCTGCCGTGAGCAGAAGCCAGCGTCCCAGATAGGGAGCCTGGGTCAAGCCGGTGGCCGCATGAAAGTTCACGGCGCCCTGCTCGATGATGCCGGGCAGGAAGACGACAAGAGTCAACGTCGCACCCATCAGCGGCACCCGCACATAGTTGATCAGCGGGACGCTCGCCTTGGTGGTGATGGTGGCGGGTCGGTGATGGAGTGCGGCCACGAGAACGCGGTCGACAAGCGAATAGAGCGGAAACAAGACGAGATCATGGGCGACGATGGCGGCCGCGAACCACACTGCGATCGACTGCCACCACGTGCTGGGGTTCCATAGCCCGTCAGGGCCAAGGGTGACGAGAACATAAGTGAACAAGGCGAATCCGGCCGTCAACGTGAGCAGGTGCAGCGGATGCGAGCCATAGACGTCGCGGAACACCGAGGTGAACGAAGACACCTCACACCGCCCTGAAGTCGATGGACGTGACCCACTTGGTGCTGTGCACGCCGGGCAGTGCAGGAACGACGATGCGCGCCGGGTACCCGTGATCGGGGGACAGGTCGGCACCGTTGACTGTCAACGCCAACAACGAATCCCGGTCTGATACCTGATTTCCTTGGAGCGTCGCCTGGTTGAAGCCATATCGCTCGAGGGAGCGGACGTACGCCGAGACCGGATTGGGCACACCGGCCAACGCGGCCAGACTGCGCAGCGGTACCCCTGTCCAGTCCTGAGTGCTCGACCACCCCTCGACGCAGGCGATCGGCAGGGTGGCGGTGTGCTGCGTCATTGCCAGCAGCGCTGCACGATCGAGCACCACGGCACGCGATCCACCGGTCAAGGTAAGTCGCCAGGCGTCGCTCGTGGCACGGGGATCGATCTGAGAGGCGGCGAAGGTCTTGTTCACCTCGAAGTCGTTCGGCCCGTTGCCCAGGTCCCGGCCACGCGGCAGGAGAAGCGCCAGAGGGCGCGTGAATCCGCCGAGCGTCTGCCCGGCAGTGAGCACCGCGATGAACGCCGAACCCGCGCCGACGAGAAGCAGCGCGCCCCGACGGCTCACGGTGGCCGGTGCGGGATCAGCCGCGACCAGCCCGTCGGGGTCCGCTGGTTCCGCCCGAGTTTCGGCCACCGGGGTGGCCAGCACCTGCCGAAAAGGTAGTGACCGCAGCCCCGCTCGCATCTTCGGGATCTTGATGGTGACGTGAACGAGGAATCCCGCGATGAACACCCAGGCGCCGAAGTAGTGGGCGGTATAGAAGCTGAACCCGAAGATGTAGTCGTACTGGATGTTGAGGACGCCGGTCACGATTTCGAAGAGGATCCCGCCGACCAGCATGATCAGCGACAGACGTTCGATCAGCTGGGCCGGCGAGCGCGAGGGCGGCCAGGAGAAGAAGCGCGGGATCACCGACCACAACTTCGCCAGTACC
Coding sequences within:
- a CDS encoding MBL fold metallo-hydrolase, translating into MAPAAAEHAEEVAPGIWCSPGLTNAYLLTTSDGRVLVNTGMGFEAPVHRAVFDAVDSSPVRYILITQGHYDHVGGLDTLCDPDTTVVAQANWEQWRDDNERLLPYRANRSAFAFSDRLTGGIAKIQQRFGKKLPPQSAGRADIVVDDRLSLTVGERRFELIATPGGETTDSMVIWLPDERICLCSNTFGPVFGHIPNLVTMRGDRYRDALTVIDTIERVRSLRPDVLLTGHFDPIRGADLIDAELTRLRDAVHYLHDETVAGMNAGKDVRTLMREITLPAHLEVGQGYGKVAWNVRAIWENYSGWFHHQSTTELYPTGADAVSADLVELSGAAALTARARRHLTDGRPLEAIHLAEVVTDTAPDDAAARAVLKDAHERLLADSVNFWESAWLTKQIERYT
- a CDS encoding sulfotransferase family protein yields the protein MTTRSSTETLNLDDLTDPVLTETQRQILDYTESQHVTFDIDEMLAEAVQQAGSFDLADDDGFADRLAAHVAAIESDTGLRQLIRSSLRARVIRKVRNRLSLTDLLKRYPEIASIHIERPLIVVGMPRSGTTHLVNLIAQDRRRRALPYWEAEDPIPTLGQGPDVFGVDPRYTRVKAEHEALMASTPYVAAMHDRFPEAIEEEVELLDLDMAGYVLEWHARVPGWRDFYLGLDHVRHYGYLKKILQALTFLRGPRTWVLKSPQHAEQLTPLMTTFPDATVAFTHRDPVAVIQSAITMMAYSDRLRRTSIDPDWLVDYWSDRIHRLLTACVRDRDLVPADRSVDISFHHLNGNEMPVLTSFYDLAGIDIPPKVATRFQAYIDDNRRGAKGRIPYDLRRHFCVEPDELRSRFGFYFDRFDVRPEI
- a CDS encoding helix-turn-helix domain-containing protein, whose protein sequence is MTLNVDLAKTTGQASPPTQRVIAVMEMLGADPGRQFTLAEISRGLGISRATGHAILATLVAHEWVTRDPLSARYAWGPAIASLAKPADLFRDDLADLAAATGTQVYLARRDAGSLVIIDIAGETLAAPRIGRGTKTPFVAPFGRDYVAWSSPEVQQAWLEAIGQPSAALRGRISAVLNETRNRGFVVERLTREYLRVYSALQALSDDGEVDAITAQLARAFADLSVIDVLPDELGAGATHSIATVSAPIMTVDGVVTMSVTAAPFATLEASAITGLGDRVRATAAAIGERLNRYGDQA
- a CDS encoding RidA family protein; this translates as MTGIREFAFTPADGVPPAVAPFAHATAAGQTLYVTGQMPTDTSGAVVGEDVAAQTDQVLANLLRVTELCGGGVADVVSVRAFLLDWDDYAAFNAAYARWFPDRLPSRTCVGTTGLAVGACVEIDWVCWRDDGWG
- a CDS encoding acetamidase/formamidase family protein, translating into MAVHHLPATAQSVQWGFFDPRQAPALTVESGDLVTIETLTHHAGDAPDLLMDERISRVFAEVDDRGPGPHILTGPIAVSGARPGDVLQVDILEATPRLPYGSNLAGHWGYLYDEIPVERVTIYELDVNALQGRALFGYDWTATPLANEPGTIVAPDPGSREPALPGVVVPLRPHFGTMGVAPADPVRVSSVPPGDHGGNVDNWRIGVGGRMYYPVQVPGALLSVGDPHVSQGDGEVSGTALESSLNGLLRLTIRRDLPFTVPVLETATELLVHGFGDSLDTAMRCAALRTLQLLRCHFGLSRADAYSFMSVAVDFTVTQVVDQRQGVHGRIDKRCFPRWQNPAA
- a CDS encoding TerC family protein encodes the protein MDITGSVWFITCAVILGLFVFDFYAHVRVPHEPTFTESAIWSSVYIGLAVVFGVVVWWLWGGTFAGEYFAGYVTEKALSVDNLFVFTVIMGTFAVPRAFQQKLLLIGIVLALVMRAGFIAVGAAAISTFSWVFYLFGLFLVLTAIKLAKEAGHEKEVEEKRDSRIIALVRRLVPTTDTYDGDKFLTKVDGSRVVTPMLLALIAIGFTDVLFALDSIPAIYGLTEQPYIVFTANAFALMGLRQLYFLIGGLLDRLVYLSYGLALILAFIGVKLVLHALHENSLPFINGGDHVTVPEISTGMSIGVIGVVLLVTTVASLVKTRGRASTPDSV
- a CDS encoding molybdopterin-dependent oxidoreductase, encoding MNGDDSEEPAAATDDYGFPKVLWRNVDKHPPPGVHHLRRWRSPLRGPWLTSVFGLVLLITLPIVVITGLLSYIAYGPQFGQAIPVDVGLLKLPTFDWPTDPSWLYRLTQGLHVGLGLILIPVVLAKLWSVIPRFFSWPPSRSPAQLIERLSLIMLVGGILFEIVTGVLNIQYDYIFGFSFYTAHYFGAWVFIAGFLVHVTIKIPKMRAGLRSLPFRQVLATPVAETRAEPADPDGLVAADPAPATVSRRGALLLVGAGSAFIAVLTAGQTLGGFTRPLALLLPRGRDLGNGPNDFEVNKTFAASQIDPRATSDAWRLTLTGGSRAVVLDRAALLAMTQHTATLPIACVEGWSSTQDWTGVPLRSLAALAGVPNPVSAYVRSLERYGFNQATLQGNQVSDRDSLLALTVNGADLSPDHGYPARIVVPALPGVHSTKWVTSIDFRAV